In one window of Paucidesulfovibrio gracilis DSM 16080 DNA:
- a CDS encoding DUF6125 family protein, whose protein sequence is MSKQFDLSVMDGMDRREVREYVSSLLWQLRLCDGFWFLNVEKRHGRAEAEAVNGLVWDKMGDLAARDVLERFGPFADTPCGFWKAYEYLPWIPTVECAVEHDAPDAEGVIRGITVTVRRCPAQAGREKHGLEPYECREMHETEFRRFAARVSPSVQVECVQAPPDPTPPEYDCRWRFVLPVGAGGDR, encoded by the coding sequence ATGAGCAAGCAATTTGATTTGTCCGTCATGGACGGCATGGACCGGCGCGAGGTGCGTGAATACGTATCATCCTTGCTCTGGCAGTTGCGGCTTTGCGACGGCTTTTGGTTCCTGAATGTGGAAAAGCGCCATGGCCGGGCCGAGGCCGAGGCGGTCAACGGTCTGGTTTGGGATAAGATGGGCGACTTGGCGGCCCGGGACGTGCTGGAGCGGTTCGGGCCATTTGCGGACACGCCGTGCGGGTTTTGGAAGGCGTATGAATATTTGCCCTGGATACCCACTGTGGAGTGCGCGGTGGAGCATGACGCGCCCGACGCCGAGGGCGTGATCCGGGGCATCACAGTGACGGTCCGCCGCTGCCCGGCCCAGGCCGGACGGGAAAAGCATGGCCTGGAGCCGTATGAATGCCGGGAGATGCACGAGACCGAATTCCGCCGGTTTGCCGCGCGCGTGTCCCCGTCCGTGCAGGTGGAATGCGTCCAGGCACCGCCGGATCCCACCCCACCGGAGTATGATTGTCGGTGGCGGTTTGTCCTGCCCGTTGGAGCGGGCGGCGATCGATAG